In the genome of Pirellulales bacterium, one region contains:
- a CDS encoding DUF1559 domain-containing protein, giving the protein MIAIIGTLIAILLPAVQMARESARRSQCTNNLKQIGIALANYQSAMLLLPPAVIWQPKGEPLGGGNLPIGVIDRVEKFGDPNQDTVYGNWVMMLLSQLEQTSLYAICNFKKPVSDPTNAQVRESELSVFLCPSDPYATRDNHFQRGGTVGLTTNQYARGNYVMNVGPDGNCAGPGTTENPCINGFYVNGTNLLTNNDQVWGTGVGGVNKSFPYAAVTDGLSNTIAVDEIRAGLDVLDPRGVWALGQVGSSLIARHGIFGLSGRPNPCTANGEQFIGCTVLRQKLGSQLDAECMGCDQSLGANEINVQAGSRSMHPQGVNVLALDGSAHFLNNSMDQNVWYALHTRDGADAAGW; this is encoded by the coding sequence GTGATCGCAATCATCGGGACATTGATCGCGATACTACTGCCGGCCGTGCAAATGGCGCGTGAGTCCGCCCGACGATCGCAATGCACGAACAACCTCAAGCAGATAGGCATCGCGCTCGCGAACTACCAGTCAGCGATGCTCCTATTGCCGCCTGCCGTGATCTGGCAGCCGAAGGGTGAACCACTGGGCGGCGGAAACTTGCCCATCGGGGTCATTGATCGCGTCGAGAAATTTGGCGATCCCAACCAGGACACGGTCTATGGCAACTGGGTGATGATGCTCCTGTCGCAACTTGAACAAACGAGCCTCTACGCGATCTGCAACTTCAAGAAGCCCGTTTCCGACCCGACCAACGCGCAAGTCCGCGAATCCGAGTTGTCAGTTTTTCTCTGCCCCAGCGACCCCTACGCCACACGCGACAATCACTTTCAGCGCGGTGGAACCGTCGGCCTGACGACGAACCAGTATGCACGAGGAAATTACGTGATGAACGTCGGGCCGGACGGCAACTGCGCAGGGCCAGGAACAACAGAAAACCCCTGCATCAATGGCTTCTACGTCAATGGAACCAACCTGCTTACAAACAACGATCAAGTGTGGGGGACCGGCGTCGGGGGCGTGAACAAATCATTTCCCTACGCGGCGGTCACCGATGGTCTGTCAAACACCATCGCCGTCGACGAAATTCGCGCAGGGCTGGACGTCCTCGATCCGCGTGGCGTATGGGCATTAGGGCAAGTCGGGTCGAGCCTGATCGCCCGGCACGGGATCTTCGGACTATCAGGCAGGCCAAATCCGTGCACCGCGAACGGCGAGCAGTTCATTGGCTGCACTGTCCTGCGACAAAAGCTCGGCAGTCAGCTCGATGCCGAGTGCATGGGGTGTGACCAGTCGCTCGGCGCGAATGAAATCAACGTTCAAGCCGGTTCCCGCAGCATGCATCCACAGGGTGTTAACGTGCTGGCGCTCGATGGCTCGGCACACTTCTTGAATAATTCAATGGATCAGAACGTCTGGTACGCGCTACACACTCGAGACGGTGCCGACGCCGCCGGCTGGTGA